Within the Streptomyces sp. NBC_00353 genome, the region TTGGACTTCTTGAAGCCCTTGGCCTTGGTCAGTGCGCTCACAGTGACGGAGCCTCCTCCAGCAGCGGGTGCCCCCACTTTTCCACGAAGGCGGCCTCGACGGCGGCCCCGACCTTGTACAGCCGGTCGTCCTTCATGGCGGGGGCGATGATCTGCAGACCGACCGGCAGACCGTCCTCCGGTGCCAGACCGCAGGGCAGCGACATCGCGGAGTTGCCTGCCAGGTTGGTCGGAATGGTGCACAGGTCGGCCAGGTACATCGCCATCGGGTCGTCGGCGCGCTCGCCGATCGGGAAGGCGGTGGTCGGCGTCGTCGGGGAGACGATCACGTCGACCTGCTCGAAGGCCTTCTCGAAGTCCCGCGTGATGAGCGTGCGGACCTTCTGCGCCGAGCCGTAGTACGCGTCGTAGTAGCCGGAGCTGAGTGCGTACGTACCGAGGATGATGCGGCGCTTGACCTCGTCGCCGAAGCCGGCCTCGCGGGTGAGCGCGGTGACATCCTCGGCGGACCTCGTGCCGTCGTCGCCGACCCGGAGGCCGTACCGCATGGCGTCGAAGCGGGCCAGGTTCGAGGAGCACTCGGACGGCGCGATCAGGTAGTACGCCGACAGACCCAGGTCGAAGGACGGGCAGTCCAGCTCGACGACGGTGGCACCGAGCGACTTCAGAAGCTCGACCGACTCGTTGAAACGCTGGACGACACCGGCCTGGTAGCCCTCGCCGGAGAACTGCTTGACGACGCCGATGCGCATGCCGTCGACGCTGCCGTTGCGGGCGGCCTCGACGACCGGCGGGACCGGGGCGTCGATGGACGTCGAGTCCAGCGGGTCGTGTCCGGCGATCACCTCGTGGAGCAGCGCCGCGTCCAGGACCGTACGGGCGCACGGGCCGCCCTGGTCGAGGGAGGACGAGAAGGCGACCATTCCGTAGCGGGAGACCGCACCGTAGGTGGGCTTGACGCCGACGGTGCCGGTGACGGCGGCGGGCTGGCGGATGGAACCGCCGGTGTCCGTGCCGATGGCGAGCGGCGCCTCGAACGACGCGAGGGCGGCCGAGGAGCCACCTCCGGAGCCGCCCGGGATCCGGGTGAGGTCCCACGGGTTACCGGTCGGGCCGTAGGCGCTGTTCTCGGTGGAGGACCCCATGGCGAACTCGTCCATGTTGGTCTTGCCGAGGATGACGACGTCGGCGGCCTTCAGCTTCTTGGTCAGGGTCGCGTCGTACGGCGGAACCCAGCCCTCGAGGATCTTCGAGCCGACGGTGGTCGGCATGGTCTTCGTGGTGAAGATGTCCTTCAGCGCGAGCGGGACACCGGCCAGCGGGCCGAGCTTCTCGCCCGCGGCCTTCTTCGCGTCGACGGCACGGGCCTGCGCGAGCGCGCCCTCACGGTCGATGTGCAGGAAGGCGTGGACCTTCTCGTCGACCGCGTCGATCCGGG harbors:
- the gatA gene encoding Asp-tRNA(Asn)/Glu-tRNA(Gln) amidotransferase subunit GatA — encoded protein: MTDNSSIIKLTAAEIAAKIVSGELTAVEVTEAHLARIDAVDEKVHAFLHIDREGALAQARAVDAKKAAGEKLGPLAGVPLALKDIFTTKTMPTTVGSKILEGWVPPYDATLTKKLKAADVVILGKTNMDEFAMGSSTENSAYGPTGNPWDLTRIPGGSGGGSSAALASFEAPLAIGTDTGGSIRQPAAVTGTVGVKPTYGAVSRYGMVAFSSSLDQGGPCARTVLDAALLHEVIAGHDPLDSTSIDAPVPPVVEAARNGSVDGMRIGVVKQFSGEGYQAGVVQRFNESVELLKSLGATVVELDCPSFDLGLSAYYLIAPSECSSNLARFDAMRYGLRVGDDGTRSAEDVTALTREAGFGDEVKRRIILGTYALSSGYYDAYYGSAQKVRTLITRDFEKAFEQVDVIVSPTTPTTAFPIGERADDPMAMYLADLCTIPTNLAGNSAMSLPCGLAPEDGLPVGLQIIAPAMKDDRLYKVGAAVEAAFVEKWGHPLLEEAPSL